A region of Lycium barbarum isolate Lr01 chromosome 1, ASM1917538v2, whole genome shotgun sequence DNA encodes the following proteins:
- the LOC132634779 gene encoding elicitor-responsive protein 3-like, protein MPSGTLEVLLENAKGLEDQNWLTSMNPYVVITCRTQEKESSVASGEGSEPEWNETFVFTIGHDTEEITLKIMDKDTFSSDDFVGEATIPLHEVLREGEVPTRSYNVVKDEEYCGEIKLGLTFTAGSGSGRGSDDEEYGGRRKSRAREFDEEEEYSGRRHSRDHFIGSDEDNSGRPRKSRDHDYSGSDEDKYGGHRRSRVHDRGGDEEDNYGGYRESRDEDD, encoded by the exons CTAGTATGAATCCATATGTGGTCATCACATGTCGGACTCAAGAGAAGGAAAGTAGTGTTGCATCAG GTGAAGGATCTGAACCTGAGTGGAATGAGACCTTTGTTTTCACCATCGGTCATGACACTGAAGAGATCACCCTCAAGATTATGGACAAAGATACTTTCAGTTCGGATGATTTTGTTGGAGAAGCAAC AATTCCCTTACATGAAGTGCTACGCGAAGGAGAGGTGCCAACACGCTCTTACAATGTTGTCAAGGATGAAGAGTATTGTGGAGAGATAAAACTTGGACTCACTTTCACAGCTGGG TCGGGTTCTGGTAGAGGCAGTGATGATGAAGAATATGGTGGACGTAGAAAATCACGTGCAAGAGAatttgatgaagaagaagaatatAGTGGACGTCGACATTCACGTGATCACTTCATAGGATCTGATGAAGATAACTCTGGTAGACCTAGAAAGTCACGCGATCATGACTATAGTGGAAGTGATGAAGATAAGTACGGTGGCCATAGACGATCACGTGTTCACGATAGAGGAGGTGATGAAGAAGACAACTATGGTGGATATAGAGAATCCCGTGATGAAGACGATTGA